CCCGTGATTGATTCGGTCTTTCCGTTCGAAGAGGCCAATGCTGCGCATAAACGCATGGAAGAACGCTTGCATTGTGGGAAAATTCTACTAGAAGTGGCTTCCCCCGCGAGCGGGACGAATTAAGGAGATTACAATGGCCTACCCACTTATGCCCAAAGGCACTGCTGTTTGGTTGCTGGATAACACCACACTAAGCTTCGAGCAAATCGCTGATTTCTGCGGCATGCACCCGCTTGAGATTCAAGGCATCGCTGATGGCGAAGTCGCTGCCGGCATCAAAGGCCAAGACCCATTACTCATGGGCGAACTCGAGAAAGAAGAAATCGAGAAGGCAGAAAAAGATTCCGATTACCGCATGAAGTTGTCTGAGCGCGCGAAAAAACACGCCGTGCTTGAGAAGGCGAAAAAAGGTGCGCGTTACACGCCTATCGCTCGTCGCCAAGACAAGCCAGAGGCGATTCAGTGGATCATCAAATATCACCCTTACATTCCAGACTCACAAATCGTGAAGTTGATTGGTACGACGAAAAAAACCATCGAGTCGATTCGTGGTCGTACGCACTGGAACATCAACAACATTAAGGCGAAAGACCCTGTGTTGCTCGGTCTTTGCATGCAGACAAAATTGGATGCGGTAGTCACCAAATTCCGCCCTGCAGATGCGAAGCCGATTGTGGTTGAAACATCGGAAGATGACGCGGCGTAATGTCTGCGCAAGACGCACTGTTACACATTATTGATACGATACCTTCGACGCGCCTGCTCTGCGTGGGTGATGTTATGCTTGATCGCTTCATGTACGGTCATGTGGATCGCATTTCGCCTGAAGCACCTATCCCCGTATTCACGATGGAAAAAGAGTCGCGCATGTTGGGCGGCGCTGGCAACGTGGTGCGCAATCTCTTGTCGCTTGAAGCAGAGGCAAGTTTTGTTTCCGTGATCGGTGATGATTCAGTGGGCAAGCAGCTTACCGCTTTGGTCGGCGCGGAAAAGCACTTGGTGCCTTATTTGATTACAGAGAGCGGTCGCGTCAGCACCAAGAAAACTCGTTATGTTGCAGGTGGCCAGCAATTGCTGCGCTCAGACCATGAAACCAAGCATCACCTGCGCGACACCACCGCCGCACAATTATTGGAAACGATTGTCAGTGAAATTGCTAATCATCAGGCAGTCATTCTTTCGGATTATGGCAAGGGCGTGCTCACTGCTGCTGTTGTGCGCGCAACGATCGATGCAGCAAACGCCAGTAAAATTCCTGTATTCGTTGACCCTAAACAGCGCGATGTTTCGATTTACGCGGGCGCAACGGTGCTGAGTCCCAACCTCAAGGAACTTGCATTGACCGTGGGTGTGGACGGCTTCGCGTCCGATGAAGCGATTGTCGGTGCTGCACAAACGTTATGTAAGCAACATCAATTTACGTATGTGCTCGTCACACGCGGTAAAGACGGTATGACGCTCGTCAACGCCAAAGGTCTTGTCGAGCATATTCCTGCAAATGCGCGTGAAGTGTTCGATGTTTCGGGTGCGGGCGACACCGCCATTGCAACACTTGCGGCAGCCTATGCTGCAGGTGGTGACATGGCGAACGCAGCACAGCTTGCTAATCTCGCTGCCGGCGTGGTGGTGGGAAGACTTGGCACCGCAGTTGTGTATCGCAGTGATTTGACGACGGCTCTTTACACGACACAAGCCTTGGCACATCAGCAAAAAATTCTGCCACTTCATTATGCGCAAGATATGGTGACGAGCTGGAAGCGCGACAAACTTAAAGTCGGTTTCACGAATGGTTGCTTTGATATCATGCATGCGGGGCATGTAAGTTTGCTGCAAGACGCGAAAGCGCGCTGCGATAAGTTGGTGATCGGGTTAAATACGGACGCGTCGGTGCGCCGCCTTAAGGGAGAATCGCGCCCCGTGAATCATGAATTGGACCGCGCAACGCTACTTGCTGCACTTAGTATGGTCGACTTAGTCGTGCTATTCGATGAAGACACGCCCCTCAAACTGCTCGAAACATTGAAACCTGACGTTTTGATGAAGGGTGCGGATTACACTAAAGAGCAAGTTGTGGGTTGGGAGTTGGTAGAATC
This sequence is a window from Alphaproteobacteria bacterium. Protein-coding genes within it:
- the rfaE1 gene encoding D-glycero-beta-D-manno-heptose-7-phosphate kinase, translating into MSAQDALLHIIDTIPSTRLLCVGDVMLDRFMYGHVDRISPEAPIPVFTMEKESRMLGGAGNVVRNLLSLEAEASFVSVIGDDSVGKQLTALVGAEKHLVPYLITESGRVSTKKTRYVAGGQQLLRSDHETKHHLRDTTAAQLLETIVSEIANHQAVILSDYGKGVLTAAVVRATIDAANASKIPVFVDPKQRDVSIYAGATVLSPNLKELALTVGVDGFASDEAIVGAAQTLCKQHQFTYVLVTRGKDGMTLVNAKGLVEHIPANAREVFDVSGAGDTAIATLAAAYAAGGDMANAAQLANLAAGVVVGRLGTAVVYRSDLTTALYTTQALAHQQKILPLHYAQDMVTSWKRDKLKVGFTNGCFDIMHAGHVSLLQDAKARCDKLVIGLNTDASVRRLKGESRPVNHELDRATLLAALSMVDLVVLFDEDTPLKLLETLKPDVLMKGADYTKEQVVGWELVESYGGKVALLPLKQGYSTTGIIKKASGSAA
- a CDS encoding DUF1013 domain-containing protein; this encodes MAYPLMPKGTAVWLLDNTTLSFEQIADFCGMHPLEIQGIADGEVAAGIKGQDPLLMGELEKEEIEKAEKDSDYRMKLSERAKKHAVLEKAKKGARYTPIARRQDKPEAIQWIIKYHPYIPDSQIVKLIGTTKKTIESIRGRTHWNINNIKAKDPVLLGLCMQTKLDAVVTKFRPADAKPIVVETSEDDAA